A single genomic interval of Rosistilla ulvae harbors:
- the trpE gene encoding anthranilate synthase component I, producing MHTPNEDQFTHLASTHDLVPVSRRLLSDSLTPVSAFRLLDNGRSACLFESVIGGEKVGRFSFLAVDPIMRFCAHGQSVSITRGDACETKTCDDPLDEFRGHLAGVTFADTGDLPPFVGGAIGYAGYDVVRYVENLPNAPEDDRQLPDLDFGFYHTLVVFDNVTKTMTIVAVARPADFDSPAEAYRDAKQRIDETVAQLSRPVPHLETADVEQSHDEQLDISSNFTREGFADAVEKCREYIRAGDIFQVVPSQRFAVDTSVDPFEIYRSLRVVNPSPFMFYMRTPECTLIGCSPEIMTRVVDGVVTVRPLAGTRRRGATEQEDLALEEELLSDPKERAEHVMLVDLGRNDIGRIAKFGTVELTEVMVVERYSHVMHISSEVRGELRDGLDAFDALKACLPAGTVSGAPKVRAMEVIDELEPHRRGPYGGAVGYIDYRGNMDTCIALRTMVVQNDKVYVQAGCGVVADSNPDAEYEETVNKAKGMVRAISLTLSRLNANKRNS from the coding sequence ATGCATACGCCCAACGAAGATCAATTCACCCATCTGGCCAGCACCCACGATCTGGTCCCGGTCTCCCGCCGTCTGCTCAGCGACAGCTTAACGCCGGTGAGCGCCTTTCGGCTGTTGGACAACGGCCGCAGTGCGTGTCTGTTCGAAAGCGTGATTGGCGGCGAGAAAGTCGGCCGCTTCAGTTTCCTCGCCGTCGATCCGATCATGCGGTTCTGCGCCCACGGCCAATCGGTCTCGATCACGCGAGGCGACGCTTGCGAAACAAAAACCTGCGACGATCCGCTGGATGAATTCCGCGGACACTTGGCTGGCGTGACCTTTGCCGACACCGGCGATCTGCCTCCCTTTGTCGGCGGAGCGATCGGATACGCCGGCTACGATGTCGTCCGTTACGTCGAAAACCTTCCCAACGCTCCCGAAGACGATCGCCAGCTGCCCGACCTCGATTTCGGTTTCTACCACACCTTGGTCGTTTTCGACAACGTCACCAAGACGATGACGATCGTCGCCGTCGCCCGTCCCGCCGATTTTGATTCCCCCGCGGAAGCCTATCGCGACGCCAAGCAACGGATCGATGAAACCGTCGCCCAACTGTCGCGGCCGGTGCCGCACCTGGAAACCGCCGACGTCGAACAGAGTCACGACGAGCAGCTCGATATCTCATCGAACTTCACTCGCGAAGGTTTTGCCGACGCGGTCGAGAAGTGCCGCGAATACATCCGCGCCGGCGATATCTTTCAAGTCGTCCCCAGCCAGCGGTTTGCTGTCGACACGTCGGTCGATCCGTTTGAGATCTACCGCTCGCTGCGAGTCGTCAATCCAAGCCCGTTCATGTTCTACATGCGGACTCCCGAATGCACCCTGATCGGTTGCTCTCCCGAGATCATGACGCGCGTCGTCGACGGCGTCGTGACGGTCCGCCCATTGGCCGGCACCCGCCGCCGCGGCGCCACCGAACAAGAGGACCTGGCGCTAGAAGAAGAGCTGCTGTCGGATCCGAAGGAGCGCGCCGAACACGTGATGCTTGTCGACCTGGGGCGCAACGACATCGGCCGGATTGCAAAATTCGGAACCGTCGAATTGACGGAGGTGATGGTAGTCGAACGGTATAGCCACGTGATGCACATCAGCAGCGAGGTCCGCGGCGAATTGCGAGACGGGCTGGACGCGTTTGATGCGTTGAAAGCCTGCTTGCCCGCCGGAACCGTTTCGGGCGCCCCGAAGGTTCGCGCGATGGAGGTGATCGACGAACTGGAACCGCATCGCCGCGGCCCCTACGGCGGCGCCGTCGGTTATATCGATTATCGCGGCAACATGGATACCTGCATCGCACTGCGAACGATGGTCGTGCAAAACGACAAGGTCTACGTCCAAGCCGGCTGCGGCGTCGTCGCCGACAGCAATCCCGATGCGGAATACGAAGAAACGGTTAACAAAGCCAAAGGCATGGTCCGCGCGATCAGCCTGACTCTTTCTCGATTGAACGCAAACAAGCGGAACTCTTAG
- a CDS encoding UvrB/UvrC motif-containing protein yields the protein MKCQHCEKPATFHITELTEPGGPQVMHLCEEHARHYLSKEQSTPTSLVADHLEKQLKLGQTAEELAELDQQECPVCGITFYEFRNAGRLGCPYDYTVFQKDLEPLLINIHASREHKGKRPTRLAPSADRQAELIQLRREMEEAIEKENYERASEIRDRIRTLESGQSDTSSDL from the coding sequence ATGAAGTGTCAACACTGCGAAAAGCCAGCGACCTTTCACATTACCGAATTGACCGAGCCAGGTGGGCCCCAGGTGATGCATCTTTGCGAAGAACACGCGCGGCATTATCTGTCTAAGGAGCAGTCGACTCCTACCAGCCTGGTTGCCGATCATCTGGAAAAGCAGCTGAAACTGGGGCAGACCGCTGAGGAGTTGGCGGAATTGGACCAACAGGAATGCCCGGTCTGTGGGATCACGTTCTATGAATTCCGCAACGCCGGACGGCTGGGGTGTCCGTATGACTACACGGTCTTCCAGAAGGATCTCGAACCGCTGTTGATCAACATCCATGCGTCGCGCGAACATAAGGGGAAACGCCCCACCCGCTTGGCTCCATCGGCCGATCGGCAAGCCGAATTGATTCAGCTGCGCCGCGAGATGGAGGAAGCGATCGAGAAGGAAAACTACGAGCGAGCCTCGGAGATTCGCGATCGCATTCGCACTTTGGAATCGGGTCAATCGGATACATCGAGCGATCTCTAA
- a CDS encoding protein arginine kinase, producing MDPKLDELAGQCGEWLRGTGPESDIVISSRIRLARNLAGFPFIKKCSPEDRQAIERTVRGKMEKLAQWKDVRYLMVDDLSEVDRQFLVERQLISRELADSEGARAVAIDPGEQFSVMINEEDHLRMQVMHSGLSLQEAWQTVNALDDLIEGEITYAFHSKFGYLTACPTNAGTGLRVSVMLHLPALVITRQIDKVFRSLQKISVTVRGLYGEGSQYMGDFYQVSNQITLGRSEEELVQQVSEVIPVLIDYERRARRFLVEESEQDLHDDVSRARGILTTAKKISSEETMHYLSKVRMGINLGLIDDLPITTINKLFIHTQPAHLQKLRGRTLGSADRNVERASYLQRHLSDSGSNGAAELN from the coding sequence ATGGATCCGAAGTTGGATGAATTGGCGGGACAATGCGGCGAATGGCTGCGCGGTACCGGGCCGGAATCGGATATTGTGATCAGCAGCCGGATTCGGCTGGCTCGCAATCTGGCCGGTTTTCCGTTCATCAAAAAATGTAGCCCCGAAGACCGCCAAGCGATCGAACGGACCGTGCGGGGCAAGATGGAAAAATTGGCCCAGTGGAAAGATGTCCGCTATCTGATGGTCGACGATCTTTCGGAGGTCGACCGCCAATTCCTCGTCGAACGCCAATTGATCAGCCGCGAGCTGGCCGATTCCGAAGGGGCGCGAGCCGTTGCGATCGATCCCGGAGAACAGTTCAGCGTGATGATCAACGAAGAGGATCATCTGCGGATGCAGGTCATGCACAGCGGCCTCAGTTTGCAAGAGGCGTGGCAGACGGTCAACGCCTTGGACGATCTGATCGAAGGCGAGATCACGTATGCGTTTCACTCCAAGTTTGGCTATCTGACAGCCTGTCCGACCAACGCTGGGACCGGCCTGCGGGTGAGCGTGATGCTGCATCTGCCAGCGCTTGTGATCACCCGTCAGATCGACAAGGTTTTCCGCAGCCTGCAAAAGATCAGCGTGACGGTTCGCGGTCTGTACGGCGAGGGATCGCAATATATGGGCGATTTCTACCAGGTCAGCAATCAAATCACGTTGGGGCGCAGCGAAGAAGAATTGGTCCAACAGGTGAGCGAAGTGATCCCGGTGTTGATCGATTACGAACGACGGGCGCGGCGATTTTTGGTCGAAGAGAGCGAGCAGGATCTGCACGACGATGTCAGTCGGGCCCGCGGGATTTTGACCACGGCCAAGAAGATCAGCAGTGAAGAGACGATGCACTATCTGTCGAAGGTCCGGATGGGGATCAATCTGGGGCTGATCGACGACCTGCCGATCACGACGATTAATAAGTTGTTTATCCACACCCAGCCGGCGCACCTGCAGAAACTCCGCGGCCGCACGCTTGGTTCGGCCGACCGGAACGTCGAACGGGCCTCTTATCTGCAGCGTCATTTAAGCGATAGTGGTTCCAACGGCGCGGCGGAACTAAACTAA
- a CDS encoding RNA polymerase sigma factor — protein sequence MNDDSKLIDQALAGDRAAFGQLVRRYQDRLFASMLQVTGSSDDAEDVVQDAFVRAFVKLHTFQRQSQFFTWLYRIAFNSALSHRRRKRSTVSLEHARESGGIEPVDKVDAPDAAMIRDDRVQTVRTALDQLTEDHRVILVLREMQDCAYEDIAQILEISIGTVRSRLSRARAALKLVLEEIETKQESQGGATGELR from the coding sequence GTGAACGACGATTCAAAACTCATCGACCAGGCGCTCGCGGGTGATCGAGCGGCTTTTGGGCAATTGGTACGCCGCTACCAGGATCGCTTGTTCGCGTCGATGCTGCAGGTGACCGGGTCGTCCGACGACGCGGAGGATGTCGTCCAAGACGCCTTTGTGCGGGCGTTTGTCAAACTGCACACGTTCCAACGGCAGAGCCAGTTCTTTACCTGGCTGTACCGGATCGCGTTCAACAGCGCTTTGAGCCACCGGCGTCGCAAGCGGAGCACGGTTTCGTTGGAACACGCTCGCGAATCGGGCGGGATCGAACCGGTCGATAAGGTCGACGCGCCGGACGCCGCGATGATCCGCGACGACCGCGTGCAGACGGTTCGCACGGCGTTGGATCAGTTGACCGAAGACCATCGCGTGATCTTGGTATTGCGTGAAATGCAGGACTGTGCGTACGAAGATATCGCTCAGATTCTGGAGATCTCGATCGGCACGGTCCGCAGTCGGTTGAGTCGCGCTCGGGCTGCCTTGAAGCTGGTTCTCGAAGAGATCGAAACCAAGCAAGAGTCGCAGGGCGGGGCGACCGGCGAGCTGCGGTAG
- a CDS encoding glutamine--tRNA ligase/YqeY domain fusion protein, protein MNDSANEPEARPLNFVETAIQEDLAAGRFTTVQTRFPPEPNGYLHIGHAKAICLNFGLAQRMNGKCNLRFDDTNPSKEETEYVDAIMDDVRWLGFQWDSLHYASDYFEQLYDWAEKLIADSKAYVCDLTPEQTREYRGTITEAGKPSPGRDRTPEENLELFRGMRAGKFPDGSKTLRAKIDMASPNLNLRDPVMYRISRAHHHRTGDTWCIYPMYDWAHGQSDSIEGISFSICTLEFENHRPLYDWFCKSLEIHHPRQIEFARLNMTYTVMSKRKLLQLVNEGHVSGWDDPRMPTICGLRRRGFTPESIRDFCDDIGVAKFISMIDTGRLENALRKHLNKVAPRRNAVLDPLKLTITNWPEGKVEMVDAINNPEDATAGTRQLPFSGSLYIEQDDFQEEAPKKFFRLKKGGAVRLRYGYILDCHDVVKDDAGNVIEVLCTYDPETKSGADTSGRKVKGTIHWVSAPHAKEIEVRQYDRLFKVENPEKNDAGGSFLDHLNEDSLKTITAVVEPSLVELKPEDRVQFERKGYFCVDKDSTAEKPVFNQIVGLRDSWAKAKAKG, encoded by the coding sequence GTGAACGATTCGGCTAACGAACCTGAAGCCCGTCCGCTGAACTTCGTCGAAACCGCGATCCAAGAAGATCTTGCCGCCGGTCGCTTCACGACTGTGCAGACTCGGTTTCCCCCCGAACCGAACGGCTATCTGCACATCGGCCACGCCAAGGCGATCTGTCTGAACTTCGGTTTGGCCCAGCGAATGAACGGCAAGTGCAACCTCCGTTTCGACGATACCAATCCGTCGAAAGAGGAGACCGAATACGTCGACGCTATCATGGACGACGTCCGTTGGCTGGGGTTCCAGTGGGATTCGCTGCACTACGCCAGCGATTACTTCGAACAACTGTACGATTGGGCGGAGAAGTTGATCGCCGATTCGAAGGCTTATGTCTGCGATCTGACTCCCGAGCAGACGCGCGAATACCGCGGCACGATCACCGAAGCGGGAAAACCGAGCCCGGGCCGCGACCGCACGCCCGAGGAGAACCTCGAATTGTTCCGCGGCATGCGAGCCGGAAAGTTCCCCGACGGCAGCAAGACGCTGCGGGCGAAGATCGACATGGCATCGCCGAACTTGAATCTTCGCGATCCGGTCATGTACCGCATCTCGCGGGCTCACCATCATCGCACCGGCGACACGTGGTGCATCTATCCGATGTACGACTGGGCTCACGGACAGAGCGATTCGATCGAGGGGATCTCGTTTTCGATCTGCACCTTGGAATTCGAAAACCATCGCCCACTGTACGATTGGTTCTGCAAGTCGCTGGAGATTCATCATCCGCGGCAGATCGAATTCGCCCGGCTGAACATGACCTACACGGTGATGAGCAAGCGAAAGCTGTTGCAGTTGGTCAACGAGGGGCATGTCAGCGGATGGGATGATCCGCGGATGCCAACGATCTGTGGCCTCCGCCGCCGCGGCTTCACCCCCGAATCGATTCGCGATTTCTGTGATGACATCGGCGTCGCCAAGTTCATCTCGATGATCGACACCGGGCGACTGGAAAATGCGCTCCGCAAGCACTTGAACAAAGTTGCTCCGCGCCGCAACGCAGTCCTCGATCCGTTGAAGCTGACGATCACTAACTGGCCCGAGGGGAAGGTCGAGATGGTCGACGCGATCAACAATCCCGAAGACGCCACCGCCGGCACGCGGCAGTTGCCGTTCAGCGGTTCGCTTTACATCGAACAGGACGATTTCCAAGAGGAGGCGCCGAAGAAGTTCTTCCGTTTGAAGAAGGGTGGCGCCGTGCGACTGCGCTACGGCTATATCCTCGATTGTCACGATGTCGTCAAAGATGACGCCGGCAACGTGATCGAAGTCCTCTGCACGTACGATCCCGAAACAAAAAGTGGTGCCGACACGTCGGGCCGGAAGGTCAAGGGAACGATCCATTGGGTCAGTGCTCCGCACGCCAAAGAGATCGAAGTGCGTCAGTACGACCGCTTGTTTAAAGTCGAGAACCCCGAGAAGAACGATGCTGGCGGATCGTTCTTGGATCACCTAAACGAAGACTCGTTGAAGACGATCACCGCGGTTGTTGAACCGAGCCTGGTCGAGCTGAAGCCGGAGGATCGCGTGCAATTCGAACGCAAGGGTTACTTCTGCGTCGACAAGGATTCGACAGCTGAAAAGCCAGTCTTCAATCAGATCGTAGGCCTCCGCGACAGCTGGGCCAAGGCAAAAGCTAAGGGCTAA
- the proS gene encoding proline--tRNA ligase: MNKAPKTAITPTRVDDYPEWFQQVIKAADLAEVSPVRGCMVIKPWGYALWENMQRVLDDMFKATGHQNAYFPLFIPMSFLEKEAEHVEGFAKECAVVTHHRLEPDGKGGLQPAGPLEEPLIVRPTSETIIGSMYAKWVQSYRDLPILINQWANVVRWELRTRLFLRTAEFLWQEGHTVHATSEEALEETRKMIDVYADFAENWMAMPVIQGEKTPAERFPGAVSTLSIESMMQDRKALQAGTSHFLGQNFSKAQEIQFQDQDGNMQFAWTTSWGVSTRLVGALIMTHSDDDGLILPPKLAPSHIVILPIYRDDEQRAAVLEYVGKLREELSAQYYSGRRISIEVDDREIRGGEKKWHHVKRGVPLRLEVGPKDIDKNAVFVGRRDTGETKSMDRDQLVADVVGMLDSIQTNLFDRALKMREENTRDIDNVDDFRAYFTAKNPDRPEIHGGFASCYFSNEDDLEPLLKELKVTIRCVPLKDNDTPGTCFLTGKPAEKKAIFAKAY, from the coding sequence GTGAATAAAGCACCGAAAACCGCGATCACGCCCACCCGCGTCGACGATTATCCCGAATGGTTTCAACAAGTCATCAAAGCCGCGGATTTGGCAGAGGTGTCGCCGGTTCGTGGATGCATGGTGATCAAGCCGTGGGGATACGCGCTGTGGGAAAACATGCAGCGTGTTTTGGATGACATGTTTAAAGCGACAGGTCACCAAAACGCCTATTTCCCGCTGTTCATTCCGATGAGCTTTCTGGAGAAAGAAGCGGAGCATGTCGAAGGTTTCGCCAAGGAGTGCGCTGTCGTTACGCACCACCGCTTGGAACCCGACGGCAAGGGCGGCCTACAGCCAGCCGGCCCATTGGAAGAGCCGCTGATCGTTCGCCCAACCAGCGAAACGATCATCGGGTCGATGTATGCGAAGTGGGTGCAGAGCTATCGCGATCTGCCGATCTTGATCAACCAATGGGCAAACGTCGTTCGCTGGGAACTGCGGACGCGGCTGTTCCTGCGCACGGCCGAATTCCTGTGGCAGGAAGGGCACACCGTTCACGCGACCTCCGAAGAAGCGTTGGAAGAGACGCGGAAGATGATCGACGTCTACGCCGACTTCGCGGAGAACTGGATGGCGATGCCGGTGATTCAAGGCGAAAAGACCCCCGCCGAACGCTTCCCCGGCGCGGTTTCGACGCTTTCGATCGAATCGATGATGCAAGATCGCAAAGCGTTGCAGGCCGGAACCAGCCACTTCCTGGGACAGAATTTCTCGAAGGCTCAAGAGATCCAGTTCCAAGACCAAGACGGCAACATGCAGTTCGCCTGGACGACCAGCTGGGGCGTTTCGACGCGACTTGTCGGTGCGTTGATCATGACCCACAGCGACGACGACGGCTTGATCCTGCCGCCGAAGCTGGCCCCATCGCACATCGTGATCCTGCCGATCTATCGTGACGACGAACAGCGTGCTGCCGTGCTGGAATACGTCGGCAAGCTGCGTGAAGAACTGTCGGCGCAATACTACAGCGGCCGACGGATCAGCATCGAAGTCGACGACCGCGAAATCCGCGGCGGTGAAAAGAAGTGGCATCACGTCAAGCGTGGCGTGCCGTTGCGATTGGAGGTCGGCCCCAAAGACATCGACAAAAACGCTGTCTTTGTCGGCCGCCGCGACACCGGCGAAACCAAGTCGATGGACCGCGACCAATTGGTCGCCGATGTCGTCGGGATGCTCGATTCGATCCAGACGAACCTGTTCGACCGGGCGCTCAAAATGCGAGAAGAGAACACCCGCGATATCGACAACGTCGACGATTTCCGGGCCTACTTCACCGCCAAGAACCCCGACCGCCCGGAGATCCACGGCGGCTTTGCCAGCTGCTACTTCAGCAATGAAGACGACCTGGAACCACTGCTGAAAGAACTGAAGGTGACGATCCGCTGCGTTCCGCTGAAGGACAACGACACGCCCGGCACCTGCTTCCTGACCGGTAAGCCAGCCGAAAAGAAAGCGATCTTCGCCAAGGCCTATTAA
- a CDS encoding 3'-5' exoribonuclease YhaM family protein: protein MSERLFINQLSEQTQVDDVYRAADKQLRANRQGNKYILLKLADRTGTLTGMFWNAEDRDFERCQDSEYLHVKGRTQIYNGNMQMIVTGISPVDPSQVDPADFDMFDASASEQAFARLKELLGSVRNIHLRQLLDACLADEEFMTRFKQSPAAVTNHHAFPGGLLRHTVDLIELAQLIGPRYPQLDIDLLTTGAFLHDIGKTEELSSGGELTYTDRGQLVGHIVIGVQYLADRIAVVEAETKSPFPVQLKWHLEHLILSHHGLLEYGSPKVPLTREAIALHHLDNLDAKLAAATSIIDSDISGDKNWTNYNPSMGKKLWKSPIE from the coding sequence GTGTCTGAGCGGCTTTTTATCAACCAGCTTTCGGAACAAACCCAAGTCGACGACGTTTATCGCGCTGCGGACAAGCAGTTGCGAGCCAATCGGCAGGGGAACAAGTACATTTTGCTGAAGCTGGCCGATCGGACGGGGACTCTGACCGGGATGTTCTGGAACGCGGAGGATCGCGATTTCGAGCGCTGCCAAGACAGCGAATATCTGCATGTCAAAGGCCGCACGCAGATCTATAACGGCAACATGCAGATGATCGTGACCGGGATCAGTCCCGTCGATCCGTCGCAGGTCGATCCGGCCGACTTCGATATGTTCGATGCCTCGGCCAGCGAGCAGGCTTTCGCACGGCTGAAGGAACTGTTGGGTAGTGTCCGCAACATTCACCTGCGTCAGTTGTTGGATGCTTGTTTAGCCGACGAAGAGTTTATGACGCGGTTCAAGCAGTCCCCGGCGGCGGTCACCAATCACCACGCCTTCCCCGGCGGCTTGCTGCGGCACACCGTCGACCTGATCGAATTAGCTCAGTTGATCGGGCCGCGTTATCCGCAATTGGATATCGATCTGCTGACCACCGGTGCCTTTCTGCACGACATCGGCAAGACCGAAGAGCTTTCCTCCGGCGGCGAACTCACTTACACCGACCGCGGCCAATTAGTCGGCCACATCGTGATCGGCGTCCAGTACCTGGCCGATCGGATCGCGGTGGTCGAAGCCGAAACGAAGTCGCCGTTCCCGGTGCAGCTGAAGTGGCATCTGGAGCATCTGATCCTCAGCCACCACGGCTTGCTGGAATATGGCAGCCCGAAGGTGCCGCTGACCCGCGAAGCGATCGCGCTACATCACTTGGACAACCTGGACGCCAAGCTAGCTGCCGCGACCAGCATCATCGACAGCGACATCAGCGGCGATAAGAACTGGACGAACTACAACCCCAGCATGGGCAAGAAGCTCTGGAAGTCGCCGATCGAATAG
- a CDS encoding MotA/TolQ/ExbB proton channel family protein produces MSSNSWSGLASVALGPLVAAIFYSVLYVSPVPFLHRYFMGHPVAYAATILFFVALVGLVVRHLDTRRQLGIVAGLADSELKPAEQTSSDLGEHVTHWLDHLAQLPRSERGCQLVHRLEDLLGRQQRRKTTRFLNDDLRDVSDREADQSHDSLQLVRIIVWAIPMLGFLGTVVGITQTLGGLDFSDGQNAVDNLKAGLYVAFDTTALGLVLSVIAIFLQFPVEKKMNQLMATLDQRSIEILSGGFPEESTADQPLQAIAEMNRAVLASVNQLVETQAELWKKTVDSAHDHWTSVVGNAGDQVQSALTEAIELTLQSHAEHVDKTHQNASQQIEQRWKQWQTALSDNARVLMVQQQTLAQQNELLIGTADRAKELAEVRELLQTNTAGLSAMPEMSDAMRSLARAIDLIVDRVPSQSNRSKAA; encoded by the coding sequence TTGTCTTCGAATAGTTGGAGTGGTCTCGCTAGCGTCGCCCTCGGCCCCCTGGTCGCGGCGATCTTCTATAGCGTGCTGTACGTTTCCCCGGTCCCTTTCCTGCACCGCTACTTCATGGGACACCCGGTCGCTTACGCGGCCACGATCCTGTTTTTTGTCGCCCTGGTCGGATTGGTCGTGCGGCATCTGGATACGCGTCGCCAGTTGGGAATCGTTGCCGGCCTGGCCGACAGTGAATTGAAGCCAGCGGAGCAGACGTCGTCGGACCTGGGAGAGCATGTCACCCATTGGCTCGACCATTTGGCACAGCTGCCGCGCAGCGAACGCGGTTGCCAGTTGGTCCATCGCCTGGAGGATCTGCTGGGGCGCCAGCAACGCCGCAAAACGACGCGTTTCTTAAACGACGATCTTCGAGACGTCTCGGATCGCGAAGCAGATCAATCGCACGATAGCTTGCAATTGGTGCGGATCATCGTCTGGGCGATCCCGATGTTGGGCTTTCTAGGAACCGTGGTCGGCATCACCCAGACGCTTGGTGGCCTCGATTTCAGCGACGGGCAGAACGCCGTCGACAACTTGAAAGCCGGCTTGTACGTCGCCTTTGATACGACGGCGTTGGGGCTGGTCCTTTCGGTGATCGCGATCTTCTTGCAGTTCCCTGTCGAGAAGAAGATGAACCAATTGATGGCGACTCTGGATCAACGGTCGATCGAAATCCTCTCGGGCGGTTTCCCCGAAGAATCGACTGCGGACCAACCGTTGCAAGCGATCGCCGAAATGAATCGGGCCGTCTTAGCGTCGGTCAACCAATTGGTCGAAACGCAAGCCGAACTGTGGAAGAAGACCGTCGATTCAGCTCACGACCACTGGACCAGCGTCGTCGGCAACGCGGGGGACCAAGTGCAATCGGCGCTCACCGAAGCGATCGAACTGACGCTGCAAAGCCACGCCGAACACGTCGACAAGACTCACCAAAACGCTTCGCAGCAAATCGAACAACGTTGGAAGCAATGGCAGACCGCGCTCAGCGACAACGCGCGGGTTCTGATGGTGCAACAACAGACACTCGCCCAACAGAACGAACTGCTGATCGGTACGGCCGACCGCGCCAAGGAATTGGCAGAGGTTCGCGAACTGCTGCAGACCAACACCGCGGGACTCTCCGCGATGCCGGAGATGAGCGACGCGATGCGTTCGCTGGCCCGCGCGATCGATTTGATCGTCGATCGCGTTCCATCGCAATCCAATCGGAGTAAAGCGGCATGA